In Brevundimonas subvibrioides, a genomic segment contains:
- a CDS encoding alcohol dehydrogenase catalytic domain-containing protein yields the protein MTGPRPDSEPWPRTCNAIVADGQGGFALSHVQMARPEGREVVVRIMAAGLCHTDVDAIRTWKGPFIVGHEGAGVVEAVGAAATRLRVGDRVVLNWAIPCRACAMCERGLMPLCEVSSPANGDGRSGKPRATAVRYRGGPVQSAFNLGTMAEFAMVVEDACQPLFDQVPFEAGAIMGCAVMTGFGSVMNAARVPPRASVAVLGCGGIGLNVIQTALIAGADRIVAIDIAEDRLARARAFGATHTLLNDPAQPDLSRLGERLNAVIPGRADFAFECTGVPALASAPLALVRHGGTAVQVSGVEQTVPFDCTLFEWDKTYINPLYGQCDPDRDFPLLQHHYLSGALALDQMISRAYPLAGLGAAIDDLAAGRIAKAVLYPHVGEGRAA from the coding sequence ATGACCGGGCCACGTCCGGACAGTGAGCCCTGGCCGCGGACCTGCAACGCCATCGTCGCGGATGGCCAGGGAGGCTTTGCGCTGTCGCACGTCCAGATGGCGCGGCCAGAAGGCCGGGAAGTCGTCGTCCGCATCATGGCCGCCGGGCTGTGCCACACGGACGTGGACGCGATCCGCACGTGGAAAGGCCCCTTCATCGTGGGACACGAAGGGGCCGGCGTGGTGGAAGCCGTCGGAGCTGCGGCCACGCGCCTGCGCGTCGGCGATCGGGTGGTCCTGAACTGGGCGATCCCATGCCGGGCTTGCGCCATGTGCGAGCGCGGTCTGATGCCCCTGTGCGAAGTCAGCTCTCCCGCCAACGGCGACGGCCGGTCCGGCAAACCCCGAGCGACAGCGGTGCGATATCGCGGAGGACCGGTCCAGAGCGCGTTCAACCTCGGCACAATGGCCGAATTTGCCATGGTGGTGGAGGACGCCTGTCAGCCCCTGTTCGACCAGGTCCCGTTCGAGGCGGGGGCGATCATGGGCTGTGCGGTGATGACGGGGTTCGGCTCGGTGATGAATGCGGCCAGGGTCCCGCCCCGCGCGTCGGTCGCGGTGCTCGGCTGCGGGGGGATCGGGCTCAACGTCATCCAGACCGCCCTGATCGCCGGCGCGGACAGGATCGTCGCCATCGACATCGCCGAGGACCGGCTCGCCCGGGCCCGCGCGTTCGGTGCCACGCACACCCTGCTCAACGATCCCGCGCAACCCGATCTGTCCCGGCTGGGCGAGCGCCTGAATGCCGTCATCCCGGGCAGGGCCGACTTCGCCTTCGAATGCACCGGCGTCCCGGCCCTGGCGTCGGCCCCCCTCGCGCTCGTCCGGCATGGCGGCACGGCCGTCCAGGTCAGCGGGGTCGAACAGACTGTGCCCTTCGATTGCACCCTGTTTGAATGGGACAAGACCTACATCAATCCGCTCTACGGGCAGTGCGACCCGGATCGCGACTTTCCGCTTCTTCAACACCACTATCTGTCCGGTGCCCTGGCGCTCGATCAGATGATCTCCCGCGCCTATCCTCTGGCCGGGCTCGGGGCCGCGATCGACGACCTCGCGGCGGGGCGCATCGCCAAGGCGGTGCTCTATCCGCATGTCGGCGAGGGCCGCGCGGCATGA
- a CDS encoding MFS transporter, which yields MTEDYGRADERLSVTEKVGYGVGDMAANLYLGFFGLFTLYFLTDVYGVAPAAAATMLLLTKIIDAIADPAVGLLADRTRSRWGRYRPYLLWGALPYGLTAIMVFAGPELSDTGKLIYAYIAFSLAMLGYTLVNVPYSALLAVISPSASERTKATQYRFLFAGLGTLVVGATARPLVDWLGAGDEARGFFRASILFGVAAVTLTWITFATTRERMAPQEAQSSPVKDDLRALFSNVSWVVLSIGGTLLVIGLGTRLGSLALYLKYFMTGGPADAGGPVFLWMDRFSVFITLGVIGQILGTLSAPGLTRRFGKIRLMIGVNAIHGVLLIAGFFLSADQFAPALVLHGLGMLTFGVALTLMFAMFTDCVQFGEWQTGRNTAGLTVSSSLFILKLGSGLGAAIPGYVLASTGFAANVEQNAQALIGLKIITWIAPGILLLGAAACMMLYKLDRALLHRIEQDLRKMRQAGRDDGAAEPVLPGDA from the coding sequence ATGACGGAGGATTACGGGCGCGCCGACGAGCGCCTGAGCGTGACCGAGAAGGTCGGCTACGGTGTCGGGGATATGGCGGCGAACCTGTACCTCGGGTTCTTCGGCCTTTTCACGCTTTACTTCCTGACGGATGTCTATGGCGTGGCACCGGCGGCGGCCGCAACCATGCTGCTGCTGACAAAGATCATCGACGCCATCGCCGATCCGGCCGTCGGACTGCTCGCCGACCGGACTCGCTCGCGGTGGGGGCGCTATCGGCCCTATCTGCTGTGGGGTGCCCTGCCCTACGGCCTGACGGCCATCATGGTCTTTGCCGGTCCCGAACTGTCCGATACCGGAAAGCTCATCTACGCCTACATCGCCTTTTCGCTGGCGATGCTCGGCTACACCCTGGTCAATGTTCCCTATTCGGCGCTGCTCGCGGTGATTTCGCCCAGCGCGAGCGAGCGCACCAAGGCGACCCAGTATCGCTTCCTCTTCGCCGGCCTCGGCACGCTGGTGGTCGGGGCCACGGCAAGGCCGCTCGTCGACTGGCTCGGGGCCGGAGACGAGGCGAGAGGGTTTTTCCGGGCGTCGATCCTGTTCGGCGTCGCCGCCGTGACACTGACCTGGATCACCTTCGCGACGACCCGGGAACGGATGGCACCGCAGGAGGCACAATCCTCGCCGGTCAAGGACGACCTGCGCGCTCTTTTTTCGAACGTGTCCTGGGTGGTGCTCTCGATCGGCGGCACCCTGCTCGTCATCGGACTGGGCACGCGCCTCGGATCGCTGGCGCTCTATCTCAAGTATTTCATGACGGGCGGACCCGCCGATGCAGGCGGGCCGGTGTTCCTGTGGATGGACCGTTTCTCGGTTTTCATAACCCTCGGCGTCATCGGTCAGATCCTGGGAACGCTGTCGGCACCGGGCCTGACCCGGCGGTTCGGCAAGATCCGGCTGATGATCGGCGTGAACGCCATCCACGGCGTGCTATTGATCGCGGGCTTCTTCCTCAGCGCAGACCAGTTTGCGCCCGCGCTGGTGCTGCATGGCCTCGGGATGTTGACCTTCGGCGTCGCCCTGACGCTGATGTTCGCCATGTTCACCGACTGCGTGCAGTTCGGCGAGTGGCAAACGGGCCGCAATACCGCTGGTCTGACGGTGTCGAGTTCCCTGTTCATCCTCAAGCTGGGCAGCGGCCTCGGTGCCGCGATCCCGGGCTATGTCCTTGCTTCGACGGGCTTCGCGGCGAATGTCGAACAGAACGCCCAGGCGCTGATCGGCCTGAAGATCATCACCTGGATCGCGCCTGGTATTCTGCTTCTCGGCGCGGCCGCCTGCATGATGCTTTACAAGCTCGATCGGGCCCTGCTGCACCGGATCGAACAGGATCTTCGGAAGATGCGGCAGGCGGGCCGCGACGACGGGGCTGCCGAGCCGGTTCTGCCGGGCGACGCTTGA
- a CDS encoding ABC transporter ATP-binding protein, translating to MKPVLEAHGIEKVFLNGDEETRVLKGIDLTLDKGELAALLGESGSGKSTLLSIVGLLLRPTAGCLTISGEKVDSLSETKRARFRNQRLGFVFQFHHLLPDFTAMENVAFPAAAPAGGISFDMRERARDLLMRVGLEDRIDFPATRLSGGQKQRVAIARALMNRPDLIIADEPTGNLDRTSADQVLDLMREVNRLDGATFLICTHDERIAARCSRRLTLEDGRLLSNVASS from the coding sequence ATGAAGCCGGTTCTGGAGGCGCATGGGATCGAAAAGGTCTTCCTCAATGGCGACGAGGAAACCCGGGTGCTCAAGGGCATCGACCTGACGCTCGACAAGGGCGAATTGGCGGCGCTGCTGGGGGAGTCGGGATCGGGCAAGTCGACCCTGCTGTCGATCGTTGGACTTCTGCTGCGGCCCACCGCCGGATGCCTGACCATCAGTGGAGAAAAGGTCGATAGCCTTAGTGAAACGAAGCGCGCCCGGTTTCGTAACCAGCGTCTGGGCTTCGTCTTTCAATTTCATCACCTTCTCCCTGATTTCACCGCCATGGAGAATGTCGCCTTTCCAGCGGCCGCCCCGGCCGGCGGCATTTCGTTCGATATGCGCGAACGCGCCCGCGATCTGCTGATGCGGGTCGGGCTTGAGGACCGCATAGATTTTCCGGCGACCCGACTCTCGGGTGGACAGAAGCAGCGCGTCGCCATCGCCCGTGCCCTGATGAACCGACCAGATCTGATCATCGCTGATGAACCGACAGGCAACCTTGATCGAACATCTGCTGACCAGGTGCTGGACCTGATGCGGGAAGTGAACCGGCTGGACGGTGCGACCTTCCTGATATGCACCCACGATGAACGCATTGCCGCAAGGTGCAGTCGTCGCCTGACGCTGGAGGATGGCCGACTGTTGTCGAATGTCGCGTCTTCGTGA
- a CDS encoding helix-turn-helix transcriptional regulator: MDRAPLCEPVRLAPGAALRVETVALGPESPANARLNHFHDLAEIVLFERIGGQLILGETPIELSDGMVVYIPPLAYHDFALAPGAKAWRLLQFDPTLKRGGVTVPTAPVAARPGAPAWTALIALSDWLADGAATTPGAAAGLETVLWIIRDLPQLEAAQGVEGPERFRALVARLQDDPRSAPDLTGAATRCALSPAYFSRRFQAAFGVGYAAYVEGLRLNRAARRLLEEAAPVSSIGYEVGFESPSYFTERFRRRFGTTPSEFRARAER, from the coding sequence ATGGACCGCGCCCCTCTCTGCGAACCTGTCCGGCTGGCTCCGGGGGCGGCCTTGCGGGTCGAGACGGTCGCGCTGGGCCCAGAATCTCCCGCGAACGCCCGGCTGAACCACTTCCACGATCTGGCCGAGATTGTCCTGTTCGAGCGCATCGGAGGCCAGCTGATCCTGGGCGAAACGCCCATCGAACTTTCCGACGGCATGGTGGTCTACATTCCCCCGCTGGCCTATCACGATTTCGCCCTGGCCCCCGGGGCCAAGGCCTGGAGATTGCTCCAGTTCGACCCGACCCTGAAGCGCGGGGGCGTCACGGTGCCGACGGCACCCGTGGCCGCGCGTCCCGGAGCGCCCGCCTGGACCGCGCTGATCGCTCTGTCGGACTGGCTGGCCGACGGCGCTGCGACGACGCCCGGAGCGGCGGCCGGGCTGGAGACGGTGTTGTGGATCATCCGGGACCTGCCGCAGCTCGAGGCCGCTCAGGGCGTCGAGGGTCCCGAACGCTTCCGGGCGCTGGTGGCGCGATTACAGGATGATCCCCGCAGTGCGCCCGACCTGACCGGCGCGGCGACCCGATGCGCCCTCTCGCCGGCCTACTTCTCCCGCCGTTTCCAGGCCGCGTTCGGTGTGGGCTACGCGGCCTATGTCGAAGGCCTGCGGCTTAACCGGGCGGCGCGCAGGCTGCTGGAAGAGGCCGCGCCGGTCTCCTCTATCGGCTATGAGGTCGGCTTTGAGTCGCCGTCCTATTTCACCGAGCGGTTCCGGCGTCGGTTCGGGACAACGCCGTCGGAATTCCGCGCTCGCGCCGAACGCTGA
- a CDS encoding alpha/beta hydrolase → MTGFSTLEVSDADLAPEGFSFCTVRSPALGRRADVVIYNARCPTSDLPVIVLLHGVYGGAWSWAFQGGAHRIYHRLRSGGEIGDFALVMPSDGLSGDGSGYLNRTAGRFGDWIADDVVALARSRIPHMSAASPIYLAGLSMGGFGALRLGALHPATFRAVSAHSPICDSDDFRHFTTEDLFSDATEPKMPVSLAELYAGRVGTTPPIRFDCGDADVLRPSVDRLADQLTRAGIDHRYEPLSGGHNWNYWSSAFERTLKFFDDIGRSAPRRESSITGGREI, encoded by the coding sequence ATGACCGGTTTTTCCACTCTGGAAGTTTCGGACGCCGACCTCGCACCGGAGGGCTTCAGCTTTTGCACGGTCCGCTCGCCCGCGCTGGGGCGCCGCGCCGACGTGGTGATCTACAATGCCCGGTGCCCGACGAGCGATCTTCCGGTGATCGTTTTGCTGCACGGGGTCTATGGCGGCGCATGGTCCTGGGCGTTTCAGGGCGGCGCGCACCGGATCTATCACCGGCTGCGTTCGGGGGGCGAGATCGGTGACTTCGCCCTGGTGATGCCGAGCGATGGGCTGAGCGGCGACGGATCGGGCTATCTGAACCGCACCGCCGGTCGTTTCGGCGATTGGATCGCCGACGACGTGGTCGCGCTGGCTCGCTCGCGGATTCCACACATGAGCGCCGCCTCTCCGATCTACCTCGCGGGACTGTCCATGGGCGGCTTCGGCGCGCTGCGACTGGGCGCGCTTCATCCCGCCACGTTCCGCGCGGTCAGCGCCCATTCGCCGATCTGCGATTCCGACGACTTCCGACACTTCACGACGGAAGACCTGTTCTCCGACGCGACGGAGCCGAAGATGCCGGTCTCGCTCGCCGAACTCTATGCCGGGCGGGTCGGGACGACGCCGCCGATCCGGTTCGACTGCGGCGATGCGGACGTGCTGAGGCCGAGCGTCGATCGGCTCGCCGACCAACTGACCCGGGCCGGGATCGACCATCGCTACGAGCCGCTCAGCGGCGGCCACAACTGGAACTACTGGTCGAGCGCTTTCGAGCGGACGCTGAAGTTCTTCGACGACATCGGCCGATCCGCGCCGAGGCGAGAATCGTCCATCACCGGCGGGAGGGAGATATGA
- a CDS encoding alpha-amylase family glycosyl hydrolase, giving the protein MHYGPVRKPWWHGAAIYQIYPRSFLDTNGDGIGDLPGITKTLDYVASLKVDGIWLSPFFTSPMLDFGYDVSDYRGVDPVFGSLEDFDALVARAHRLGLKVIIDQVYCHTSDLHPWFSASRGSPSGEMSDWYVWADPRDDGSPPNNWQSVFSGPAWTWESRRRQYYLHHFLKQQPTLNLHNPRVVDALVDVGTFWIKRGVDGFRLDALNLGMVDRRLRDNPPGPASYGASRPFDMQRHVYSMSQPEMIPLIERMAGAFRAAAGRDFFTVAEVGGSDPHATMVDYTSGSKRLSCAYSFDFIGASAFDAAHIRSVVERWSGDPDAGYPGFAFSNHDCARVASRWRNPAAPKGRIERLLLLLQASLSGTIFIYQGEELGLPQVDIPFDRLVDPESIANYPNGSQRDGARTPMPWSAADPHCSFSAGEPWLPLGDEHRSLTVAKQDDDPDSMLNLFRRVMQLRSSSPALRRGSIEFLPSPPDTLLLVRRTAGGEAAWCGVNFTGRPVAMSLPIEMSVPADVVVGGVRCEDGTLLIEPFSGALRAS; this is encoded by the coding sequence ATGCATTATGGTCCGGTCAGAAAGCCGTGGTGGCATGGAGCCGCGATCTACCAGATTTATCCCAGAAGCTTTCTCGATACGAATGGCGACGGGATCGGCGATCTGCCGGGGATCACGAAAACGCTCGACTATGTGGCCAGCCTGAAGGTGGACGGGATCTGGCTGTCTCCCTTCTTCACCTCGCCGATGCTCGACTTCGGCTACGACGTCTCCGACTATCGCGGCGTCGATCCCGTCTTCGGTTCGCTGGAGGACTTCGACGCGCTGGTGGCGCGCGCCCATAGGCTGGGTCTGAAGGTCATCATCGACCAGGTCTACTGCCATACGTCGGATCTCCATCCCTGGTTCTCGGCAAGCCGCGGATCGCCATCGGGCGAGATGTCGGACTGGTACGTCTGGGCCGACCCCCGGGACGACGGGTCGCCGCCCAACAACTGGCAGTCGGTGTTTTCCGGCCCGGCATGGACCTGGGAAAGTCGGCGAAGGCAGTACTACCTCCACCACTTTCTGAAGCAGCAGCCGACGCTCAATCTTCACAATCCCCGGGTGGTCGACGCGCTGGTCGACGTCGGAACGTTCTGGATCAAGCGCGGGGTCGACGGATTCCGTCTCGATGCGCTCAACCTGGGCATGGTCGATCGGCGGCTGCGCGACAACCCACCCGGCCCAGCGAGCTATGGGGCGTCCCGTCCGTTCGACATGCAAAGACATGTCTACAGCATGTCGCAGCCCGAAATGATCCCGCTGATCGAACGGATGGCCGGCGCGTTCCGAGCCGCGGCCGGGCGGGACTTCTTCACGGTCGCGGAGGTCGGCGGATCGGATCCTCATGCGACGATGGTCGACTACACCTCGGGCTCGAAGCGGCTCTCTTGCGCCTACAGCTTCGACTTCATTGGTGCCTCGGCGTTTGACGCGGCCCACATCCGATCCGTTGTCGAACGGTGGAGCGGTGACCCCGACGCAGGCTATCCGGGGTTCGCCTTCTCGAACCACGACTGTGCCCGGGTCGCAAGCCGATGGCGTAACCCGGCCGCGCCGAAAGGTCGGATCGAACGGCTGCTCTTGCTGTTACAGGCGTCACTGAGCGGGACGATCTTCATCTACCAGGGCGAGGAGCTGGGCCTGCCTCAGGTCGATATACCGTTCGACCGGCTGGTCGATCCCGAGTCCATCGCCAACTATCCGAACGGCAGCCAGCGCGACGGTGCCCGCACGCCGATGCCCTGGTCGGCGGCCGACCCGCACTGCAGTTTCTCGGCCGGGGAGCCATGGCTGCCTCTCGGCGACGAACACCGCAGCCTGACCGTCGCGAAACAGGACGACGACCCTGACAGTATGCTGAACCTGTTCCGCAGGGTCATGCAGTTGCGGTCCTCCAGCCCCGCCTTGCGGCGAGGATCGATCGAGTTTCTTCCCTCACCCCCGGATACGCTCCTGCTGGTCCGCCGGACTGCGGGTGGCGAAGCAGCATGGTGCGGTGTCAATTTCACCGGCCGTCCCGTTGCCATGTCCCTCCCCATCGAGATGTCGGTGCCGGCCGATGTGGTGGTCGGAGGCGTGAGATGTGAAGACGGCACGTTGCTGATTGAGCCGTTTTCCGGAGCGCTCCGGGCATCCTGA
- a CDS encoding GH92 family glycosyl hydrolase → MRSTLAFIIGCIFLGVGAPVAAQSLTSFVNPFIGTDGSGHTFPGPARPFGMVQPGPDNADRGWDYTSGYQYRAPRILGFSQTRASGTGIPELGDVLLQPGLEPREDMASTYDKTTESARPGYYAVELADNGVRVELTTGERVARHRYTFARPGRVWVLVDLQHGLNFMDRQPVLSSEARVTGNGVEGVSRRRNWTTRTVAFVVEFDRPVAEARRLAPRAGDLADRYLLGFDVGDDRTLEARAALSTTDVAGARRNLESEQDRSFNQTAAEADAAWEAMLSRIRIEAPDSQKRIFYSALYRALIHPSLITDADGRWRGPDGEIRQADGPRYSTLSLWDTFRASHPLFTLVAPEWVDDFVNSLLDHADAAGRLPMWTIWGGETGTMIGEPALPVIADAWAKGFRGFDPDRALDAMIRTQTEDHHLSEWSILDRYGYLPFDRVEGEAVSRTLEAGIGDDALARFARARGRDEIADRFAARSRSWRALIDPETRLPRGRNSEGHWRTPFDPLKPTSPLNNPGDYTEANAWQYLWTPALFDAEGLRDTLGGPAAFAEKLDTFFFGLPPTEGAAFLGQEAMIGQYAHGNEPSHHVAWLYALTDRPGTGQALVRHIAESFYLDQPDGVIGNDDAGQMSAWYVFATLGLYPAEPSSGRYVLGAPLVEQAVIDAPGVGPLTIRCETTPVATPYDIAHEDLIARRALALPCSPPPREGAVTSSWHRPSQ, encoded by the coding sequence ATGCGCTCCACCCTGGCGTTCATCATCGGCTGCATCTTCCTGGGTGTCGGCGCGCCGGTCGCGGCGCAATCGCTGACCTCCTTTGTCAATCCCTTCATAGGCACCGACGGCTCCGGCCACACCTTCCCCGGTCCGGCCAGGCCGTTCGGCATGGTGCAGCCCGGCCCTGACAATGCGGACCGGGGCTGGGACTACACCTCAGGGTACCAGTACCGCGCCCCGCGCATCCTGGGCTTTTCCCAGACCCGCGCGAGCGGCACGGGCATTCCGGAGCTGGGCGATGTCCTGCTGCAGCCGGGCCTCGAGCCGCGCGAGGACATGGCGAGCACCTACGACAAGACCACCGAAAGCGCGCGGCCCGGCTACTATGCGGTGGAGCTGGCCGACAATGGCGTGCGGGTGGAGCTGACCACCGGCGAGCGCGTGGCCCGACACCGCTACACCTTCGCGCGCCCGGGCCGCGTATGGGTGCTGGTCGATCTGCAGCACGGCCTGAACTTTATGGACCGGCAGCCCGTGCTGTCCTCCGAGGCCCGCGTGACCGGGAACGGGGTCGAGGGCGTGTCGCGACGACGCAACTGGACGACCCGCACAGTGGCCTTCGTGGTCGAGTTCGATCGTCCCGTCGCCGAGGCGCGGCGACTGGCACCCCGGGCGGGCGATCTCGCGGATCGCTATCTGCTGGGCTTCGACGTCGGCGACGACCGCACGCTTGAGGCGCGGGCGGCCCTGTCCACCACCGATGTTGCGGGTGCGCGGCGCAATCTCGAGTCCGAGCAGGATCGCTCCTTCAACCAGACGGCCGCGGAGGCCGATGCGGCCTGGGAGGCGATGTTGTCGCGCATCCGGATCGAGGCACCAGACTCCCAAAAGCGGATCTTCTACAGCGCGCTCTATCGCGCCCTGATCCACCCCAGCCTGATCACGGACGCGGACGGCCGGTGGCGGGGTCCCGACGGCGAGATTCGCCAGGCCGACGGGCCACGTTATTCGACCCTGTCGCTATGGGACACCTTCCGCGCCTCGCATCCACTGTTCACCCTGGTCGCGCCCGAGTGGGTGGACGACTTCGTCAACAGCCTGCTGGACCACGCCGACGCGGCCGGCCGCCTGCCGATGTGGACCATCTGGGGCGGAGAGACCGGCACGATGATCGGCGAGCCCGCCCTGCCGGTCATCGCCGATGCCTGGGCCAAGGGCTTTCGCGGCTTCGACCCCGATCGAGCGCTTGACGCGATGATCCGCACCCAGACCGAAGATCATCATCTGTCGGAGTGGTCGATCCTGGATCGCTATGGGTACCTGCCCTTCGACCGGGTCGAGGGCGAGGCCGTGTCGCGCACGCTGGAGGCGGGGATCGGCGACGACGCCCTGGCGCGGTTCGCCCGCGCGCGGGGCCGCGATGAGATCGCCGACCGTTTCGCCGCGCGCAGCCGGTCGTGGCGCGCCCTGATCGATCCGGAGACGCGGCTGCCCCGGGGACGCAATAGCGAGGGCCATTGGCGCACGCCGTTCGATCCCCTGAAGCCCACCTCGCCGCTCAACAACCCCGGCGACTACACCGAGGCCAACGCCTGGCAATACCTCTGGACCCCTGCCCTGTTCGACGCCGAGGGGCTGCGCGACACCCTGGGCGGCCCGGCCGCCTTCGCGGAGAAACTGGACACCTTCTTCTTCGGACTACCGCCCACCGAGGGCGCGGCCTTTCTGGGGCAGGAGGCGATGATCGGCCAGTACGCCCACGGCAATGAGCCCAGTCACCATGTCGCCTGGCTTTACGCCCTGACCGATCGGCCCGGGACCGGCCAGGCCCTGGTGCGCCACATCGCCGAGAGCTTCTATCTGGACCAGCCCGACGGGGTGATCGGCAATGACGATGCCGGTCAGATGAGCGCCTGGTACGTCTTCGCCACCCTCGGCCTTTATCCGGCCGAACCCTCCAGCGGCCGCTATGTTCTGGGCGCGCCGCTGGTCGAACAGGCCGTCATCGATGCGCCGGGCGTAGGGCCGTTGACGATCCGATGCGAGACGACCCCGGTCGCGACGCCGTACGACATCGCCCATGAAGACCTGATCGCTCGCCGCGCTCTCGCCCTGCCCTGTTCGCCACCCCCGCGCGAGGGGGCCGTTACGTCAAGCTGGCACCGCCCCTCACAGTAA
- a CDS encoding phytanoyl-CoA dioxygenase family protein, with protein MTATLDTPLHLSPDQIAAYRETGYLRLADVLPATELEAYGAEITRLTLELNTQTTPLEERSTYDRAFLQVMNLWRHSETVRRFVFGRRLAGVAAQLMGVEAVRLYHDQSLYKEPSGGFTPAHADQYYWPFASDRCVTVWVPLQPVPVEMGPLAFFARSHREAFGRDLGISDESERLITEAMQARGFALDETPYALGDVSFHAGWTFHRAGPNHSDRPRSVMTMIYMDADMRVIEPSNAMQAGDLAQWIPGVKPGDVAASEINPVIWAAGDAVAPA; from the coding sequence ATGACCGCGACCCTCGACACGCCCCTGCATCTCTCGCCCGATCAGATCGCGGCCTACCGGGAGACCGGGTACCTGCGCCTCGCCGACGTCCTGCCTGCCACTGAACTGGAAGCCTACGGCGCGGAGATCACGCGGCTGACGCTGGAGCTGAACACCCAGACCACGCCGCTCGAGGAGCGCTCCACCTACGACCGCGCCTTCCTGCAGGTGATGAACCTGTGGCGTCACTCCGAAACCGTTCGACGCTTCGTGTTCGGCCGGCGTCTCGCTGGCGTGGCGGCACAGTTGATGGGTGTCGAAGCCGTGCGGCTCTATCACGATCAGTCGCTCTACAAGGAACCGTCCGGCGGCTTCACCCCGGCCCATGCGGACCAGTACTACTGGCCCTTCGCCTCGGACCGCTGCGTGACCGTCTGGGTGCCGCTCCAGCCCGTGCCGGTCGAGATGGGCCCCCTGGCCTTCTTCGCCCGCAGTCACCGCGAGGCCTTCGGCCGCGACCTGGGGATTTCCGACGAAAGCGAGCGGCTGATCACCGAGGCGATGCAGGCCCGCGGCTTTGCGCTGGACGAGACCCCGTACGCTCTGGGCGACGTCAGCTTCCATGCCGGCTGGACCTTCCACCGGGCCGGACCGAACCACAGCGACCGGCCACGCTCGGTGATGACCATGATCTACATGGACGCGGACATGAGGGTGATCGAGCCGTCCAATGCCATGCAGGCGGGCGATCTGGCCCAATGGATTCCGGGCGTGAAGCCCGGCGACGTCGCCGCATCCGAGATCAACCCCGTCATCTGGGCCGCTGGCGATGCGGTGGCTCCGGCATGA
- a CDS encoding MFS transporter, translating to MQTPPADQHAGPSIPVGPGFVALYMAAQVGAYIAFIPLLTLLLPLKAEAISPTGRTLALSHIALWGALTAGAAGVLAGIIGDLTRHWPGGRSIWMIAGLAGTVTSYVLIHAAATHGDLMAAIVALQISLNFMLNPLAATLPERVPGRQKGLVAGFTGLAFPLSSLFGALVIGVWLTGETERLMAVMLVTVVMVVPFIVMTFRAGPQSTSKQRLRPSLSAFADRDFLIAFGSRLLVQTAVALNVLYLLFFLDQETGFDRALKGMRIEVAMAVLLATSTSLSVISGLTGGQISDRTGRRRQLVFAGASLLAVGSLLMALVPLWPGPWFAQAILGVGVGLYGITDTVLVAEVLPDPADAGRDMGLMNVALTAAQVLAPLLGIVALARFGDDLQSIYLMAGLLAFAGGAAVMTIHRVR from the coding sequence ATGCAGACGCCGCCCGCCGACCAGCACGCCGGCCCCTCGATCCCGGTCGGCCCTGGTTTCGTCGCCCTGTATATGGCGGCCCAGGTGGGTGCCTATATCGCCTTCATCCCCCTTTTGACCCTGCTTCTTCCCCTGAAGGCAGAAGCCATAAGTCCGACCGGAAGAACCCTGGCACTGAGCCATATTGCGCTCTGGGGGGCCTTGACGGCCGGTGCAGCCGGCGTGCTGGCGGGCATCATCGGCGACCTTACCCGGCACTGGCCCGGCGGACGGTCGATCTGGATGATCGCGGGGTTGGCGGGAACCGTCACCAGCTATGTCCTGATCCACGCGGCCGCCACCCATGGCGACCTGATGGCCGCAATCGTGGCCTTGCAGATCAGCCTGAACTTCATGCTCAATCCCCTGGCCGCCACCCTGCCGGAAAGGGTGCCGGGTCGGCAGAAGGGCCTGGTGGCAGGGTTCACCGGGCTGGCCTTTCCGTTGTCGAGCCTGTTTGGAGCCCTGGTGATCGGTGTGTGGCTGACCGGCGAGACCGAGCGGCTGATGGCCGTCATGCTGGTGACCGTGGTCATGGTCGTTCCGTTCATCGTGATGACGTTTCGCGCCGGGCCTCAATCGACCTCGAAACAGCGCCTGCGCCCGTCCCTTTCCGCCTTCGCCGATCGGGATTTCCTGATCGCCTTCGGATCGCGACTGCTGGTCCAGACAGCGGTGGCGCTGAACGTTCTGTACCTGCTGTTCTTTCTCGATCAGGAGACCGGATTTGATCGTGCGCTGAAGGGGATGCGGATCGAGGTGGCGATGGCCGTGCTGCTGGCCACATCCACGTCCCTGTCGGTCATCTCAGGCCTGACTGGAGGGCAGATTTCAGACAGAACCGGCCGCAGAAGACAGCTGGTATTCGCAGGTGCCTCGCTCCTGGCGGTGGGGTCCCTGCTGATGGCGCTGGTACCGCTTTGGCCGGGGCCGTGGTTCGCCCAGGCGATCCTCGGCGTCGGCGTGGGCCTGTACGGAATCACGGATACCGTTCTGGTGGCTGAAGTCCTGCCCGATCCGGCCGACGCCGGAAGAGACATGGGTCTGATGAACGTCGCGCTCACGGCAGCCCAGGTACTCGCGCCTCTATTGGGGATAGTCGCGCTGGCGCGGTTCGGCGACGACCTGCAGTCCATCTACCTCATGGCAGGCCTTCTGGCGTTCGCGGGTGGCGCGGCGGTCATGACGATCCATCGGGTCCGCTGA